A window of the Labrus mixtus chromosome 8, fLabMix1.1, whole genome shotgun sequence genome harbors these coding sequences:
- the zgc:153115 gene encoding Krueppel-like factor 9, with the protein MSLTASSDYFAAECLVSISSGPVLHRPTPVAPASQSATVGLLPGEPDGSNEDMEVRETLRLEGANMMAVAGILTDLHGKFRPMSAYSESSNSSCGGESGYTTLSDPTTPTMTPSATPVPGQQLRGGGGGVGAPRSPVKRHQCTFDGCDRVYGKSSHLKAHIRTHTGERPFPCTWPDCEKKFARSDELARHTRTHTGEKRFLCPLCDKRFMRSDHLIKHARRHPDFQPSMLGRNKGSSSSLAMHH; encoded by the exons ATGTCGTTGACTGCCTCGTCTGATTATTTCGCTGCTGAGTGTCTGGTGTCGATATCCAGCGGTCCCGTGCTACACAGACCCACCCCGGTCGCCCCCGCCAGCCAGTCGGCCACGGTGGGCCTGCTCCCCGGGGAGCCCGACGGGTCTAATGAGGACATGGAAGTGCGGGAGACGCTGAGGCTGGAGGGGGCGAACATGATGGCGGTGGCCGGTATCCTAACCGACCTTCATGGTAAGTTCCGCCCAATGTCGGCTTACTCGGAGAGCAGCAACTCCTCGTGTGGAGGGGAGAGCGGCTACACCACGTTGTCCGACCCAACTACCCCAACCATGACCCCCTCTGCCACCCCAGTGCCCGGACAGCAgctgagggggggaggaggaggcgtgGGGGCCCCGCGCTCCCCGGTGAAGCGACATCAGTGCACTTTTGACGGATGCGACAGAGTTTACGGGAAATCCTCCCACCTGAAGGCACACATCCGGACACACACAG GTGAGAGGCCCTTCCCGTGCACCTGGCCTGACTGTGAGAAGAAGTTTGCCCGCTCAGATGAGCTTGCCCGCCACACTCGCACCCACACAGGGGAGAAACGCTTCCTGTGCCCACTATGCGATAAGCGCTTCATGCGCAGCGACCACCTGATCAAGCACGCCCGTCGTCATCCCGACTTCCAGCCCTCCATGTTGGGGCGCAACAAGGGCTCTTCTTCTAGCCTCGCCATGCACCATTAG